The following proteins are co-located in the Rhodococcus opacus B4 genome:
- a CDS encoding Rv2175c family DNA-binding protein, whose protein sequence is MSAIPYCDDVLDPSVSLLQLVDVAKNLGVAVTRVQQLLRDQQLIAVRRDGVLGVPELFFDETGEPVKWLPGLIAVLHDGGFKDEEILLWLFREDDSLPGTPVQALHGHLAREVIRRAQAMGF, encoded by the coding sequence GTGAGTGCCATCCCTTACTGTGACGATGTCCTGGACCCTTCCGTCTCGCTCCTCCAGTTGGTGGACGTCGCGAAGAATCTTGGTGTGGCCGTCACCCGTGTGCAGCAGCTTCTGCGGGATCAGCAGTTGATCGCCGTGCGACGCGACGGCGTCCTCGGTGTCCCCGAACTCTTCTTCGACGAGACCGGTGAGCCCGTCAAATGGCTGCCCGGCCTCATCGCGGTGCTGCACGACGGCGGGTTCAAGGACGAGGAAATCCTGCTGTGGCTGTTCCGTGAGGACGACAGCCTGCCGGGCACGCCCGTTCAGGCCCTGCACGGTCACCTCGCCCGCGAAGTGATCCGCCGAGCCCAGGCCATGGGGTTCTGA
- the pknB gene encoding Stk1 family PASTA domain-containing Ser/Thr kinase: MHDGGQRLIGELLDRRYRVDATIARGGMSTVYRGLDTRLDRPVAIKVMDPQFAADPAFVTRFEFEARSVARLKHPSLVAVYDQGHDRDHAFLVMELVDGGTLRELLRERGPMPPHAVAAVAGPVLDALAVAHRAGLVHRDVKPENILISDGGEVKIADFGLVRAAAASNTTSHSVILGTAAYLSPEQVTSGIADTRSDVYSTGVLLFELLTGRTPFTGDTSLSVAYQRINQDVPRPGSYIAGVPPEFDELVAEATHREPSHRFADAEQMGSALRGIAAALDLPAYRVPAPRRSAQHLSAAAAASAPPLSAPPGPVAPPTVHLPPAAPLSPPSPLPAQPGVRHTRVVTAQTPRPPRDEPPFPVDDEPDDGYHYPDFAAERQRSRRTTIVWLLVILMLALAVGFGGWWMGSGRFTAVPTTDGLSRESAVTAIEAAGLSTEIRGQYSDTAALDTVLGTDPTGGSRISRDGTVALLVSLGRPTVPPLPAGGERAGIEQELRNRTFTPVDGGQAFSAKVPIGAVAALDPAPGTELATGSPVKLIVSKGAPPVDVPDVKGMSEAEARASLEAVGIVVQDVTTEFDRNVAAGDAIATSPKAGSTVNAGTSVTLSVSNAVRLPSMLGRTVGSARDELSRLGLDVKVRSVTDTDRSLVIGQNPGSGDLVKPGSTVTLVSLP, translated from the coding sequence GTGCACGATGGAGGTCAACGTTTGATCGGCGAGCTGCTCGACCGGCGCTATCGGGTGGATGCCACGATCGCGCGTGGCGGCATGTCCACCGTCTACCGGGGGCTCGACACGCGTCTCGACCGTCCGGTGGCCATCAAGGTGATGGATCCGCAGTTCGCGGCCGATCCGGCGTTCGTGACCAGGTTCGAGTTCGAGGCCCGCTCGGTCGCGCGACTCAAGCACCCGTCCCTGGTCGCGGTGTACGACCAGGGACACGACCGCGACCACGCGTTCCTGGTGATGGAACTCGTCGACGGCGGAACGCTGCGCGAACTCCTGCGGGAACGCGGGCCGATGCCGCCGCACGCGGTGGCCGCCGTCGCCGGGCCCGTTCTCGACGCGCTCGCCGTCGCCCACCGGGCGGGTCTCGTGCACCGCGACGTCAAACCCGAGAACATCCTGATCTCGGACGGCGGCGAGGTGAAGATCGCGGATTTCGGACTGGTACGGGCCGCCGCCGCGTCGAACACCACGTCGCACAGCGTGATTCTGGGCACGGCGGCGTACCTGTCGCCGGAGCAGGTGACCTCGGGGATCGCGGACACCCGCAGCGACGTCTACTCCACCGGCGTCCTGCTGTTCGAACTCCTCACCGGCCGGACCCCGTTCACCGGGGACACGTCGTTGTCCGTGGCCTATCAGCGGATCAATCAGGACGTCCCGCGGCCCGGTTCGTACATCGCGGGTGTCCCGCCCGAGTTCGACGAACTCGTCGCGGAGGCCACGCACCGGGAGCCGTCGCACCGCTTCGCCGACGCCGAGCAGATGGGTTCGGCGCTGCGCGGTATCGCGGCGGCGCTCGACCTGCCCGCCTACCGGGTGCCCGCCCCGCGGCGCTCGGCGCAGCACCTGAGCGCCGCGGCCGCCGCGAGCGCTCCTCCCCTGTCCGCGCCTCCGGGCCCCGTCGCACCGCCGACGGTGCACCTTCCGCCCGCCGCACCGCTGTCCCCGCCCAGCCCGCTGCCTGCGCAACCCGGCGTGCGGCACACGAGGGTCGTCACCGCCCAGACTCCGCGTCCGCCGAGGGACGAACCGCCGTTCCCGGTGGACGACGAGCCCGACGACGGCTACCACTACCCCGACTTCGCGGCCGAACGGCAGCGATCCCGACGGACCACGATCGTGTGGTTGCTCGTGATCCTGATGCTCGCCCTCGCAGTGGGTTTCGGAGGCTGGTGGATGGGTTCGGGCCGATTCACCGCGGTCCCGACCACCGACGGTCTGTCGCGGGAGTCGGCGGTGACGGCGATCGAAGCGGCAGGCCTGTCGACGGAGATCCGGGGACAGTATTCGGACACCGCGGCGCTCGACACGGTGCTGGGCACCGATCCGACGGGCGGGTCACGGATCTCCCGGGACGGCACGGTGGCCCTGCTCGTCTCCCTGGGCAGGCCGACGGTGCCGCCGCTGCCCGCGGGCGGCGAACGCGCGGGGATCGAGCAGGAACTGCGGAACCGCACGTTCACCCCGGTGGACGGCGGTCAGGCGTTCAGCGCGAAGGTCCCGATCGGTGCGGTGGCCGCGCTCGACCCGGCACCGGGCACGGAACTCGCGACCGGTTCCCCGGTCAAACTGATCGTCAGCAAAGGCGCACCGCCGGTGGACGTTCCCGATGTGAAGGGCATGTCGGAGGCCGAGGCACGCGCGTCACTCGAGGCGGTGGGCATCGTCGTGCAGGACGTCACGACAGAGTTCGACCGGAACGTCGCCGCCGGGGACGCGATCGCCACCAGCCCGAAGGCGGGCAGCACGGTCAATGCGGGCACCAGCGTGACGTTGAGTGTGTCGAACGCGGTGCGGTTGCCGTCCATGCTGGGGCGGACCGTCGGATCCGCGCGCGACGAACTGAGCCGTCTCGGGCTCGACGTGAAGGTGCGTTCGGTGACCGACACCGACAGGTCACTGGTCATCGGCCAGAACCCGGGTAGCGGCGATCTGGTGAAACCCGGGAGCACGGTCACCCTGGTCTCACTGCCCTGA
- a CDS encoding class II 3-deoxy-7-phosphoheptulonate synthase: MNWTVDVPIDRLPELPPLPTEMRERLDAALAKPAAQQPQWPEGQAAAMRTVLESVPPITVASEVVALQEKLAQVARGEAFLLQGGDCAETFADNTEPHIKGNIRTLLQMAVVLTYGASLPVVKVARIAGQYAKPRSSNVDALGLQSYRGDMINSLVADEAVRAHDPSRLVRAYANASAAMNLVRALTGAGMADLHKVHDWNREFVSSSPAGARYEALAAEIDRGLQFMNACGVTDPSLHHAQIFASHEALVLDYERAMLRLDNDDDHAKLYDLSAHFLWIGDRTRQLDGAHIAFAELVSNPIGLKIGPSTTPEMAVEYVERLDPTNKPGRLTLISRMGNNKVRDLLPPIIEKVQATGHQVIWQCDPMHGNTHEASTGYKTRHFDRIVDEVQGFFEVHNGLGTYPGGIHVELTGENVTECLGGAQDISDLDLSGRYETACDPRLNTQQSLELAFLVAEMLRG; encoded by the coding sequence GTGAACTGGACTGTCGACGTGCCGATCGACCGCTTGCCCGAACTCCCGCCGCTGCCCACCGAGATGCGTGAGCGCCTCGACGCAGCGCTGGCCAAGCCCGCTGCCCAGCAGCCGCAATGGCCCGAAGGTCAGGCCGCCGCGATGCGGACCGTCCTCGAGAGCGTGCCCCCCATCACGGTGGCCAGCGAGGTCGTGGCCCTGCAGGAGAAGCTCGCCCAGGTCGCGCGCGGCGAGGCGTTCCTCCTCCAGGGCGGTGACTGCGCCGAGACGTTCGCGGACAACACCGAGCCGCACATCAAGGGCAACATCCGCACCCTGCTGCAGATGGCCGTCGTCCTGACGTACGGCGCGAGCCTGCCCGTCGTCAAGGTCGCGCGCATCGCCGGTCAGTACGCGAAGCCGCGGTCGTCCAACGTCGACGCCCTGGGCCTGCAGTCCTACCGCGGCGACATGATCAACTCCCTCGTCGCGGACGAGGCCGTGCGCGCCCACGACCCGTCGCGGCTCGTGCGGGCGTACGCGAACGCCAGCGCCGCGATGAACCTGGTCCGCGCACTCACCGGCGCGGGCATGGCCGACCTGCACAAGGTGCACGACTGGAACCGCGAATTCGTGTCGTCGTCGCCGGCCGGGGCCCGGTACGAGGCGCTCGCCGCGGAGATCGACCGCGGGCTGCAGTTCATGAACGCCTGCGGTGTCACCGATCCCAGCCTGCATCACGCCCAGATCTTCGCCAGCCACGAGGCGCTCGTCCTCGACTACGAGCGCGCGATGCTGCGCCTCGACAACGACGACGACCACGCCAAGCTGTACGACCTGTCCGCCCACTTCCTGTGGATCGGCGACCGCACCCGTCAGCTCGACGGAGCGCACATCGCGTTCGCCGAACTCGTGTCGAACCCGATCGGCCTGAAGATCGGACCGAGCACCACCCCGGAGATGGCGGTCGAATACGTCGAACGCCTCGACCCCACCAACAAGCCGGGCCGGCTCACGCTGATCTCGCGCATGGGCAACAACAAGGTGCGCGACCTGCTGCCGCCCATCATCGAGAAGGTGCAGGCCACCGGTCACCAGGTGATCTGGCAGTGCGACCCGATGCACGGCAACACGCACGAGGCGTCCACCGGCTACAAGACCCGCCACTTCGACCGCATCGTCGACGAGGTCCAGGGATTCTTCGAGGTCCACAATGGTCTCGGCACCTACCCGGGCGGCATCCACGTCGAACTCACCGGTGAGAACGTCACCGAATGCCTCGGCGGCGCGCAGGACATCTCCGACCTCGACCTGTCCGGTCGCTACGAGACGGCGTGCGACCCCCGCCTCAACACCCAGCAGTCGCTGGAACTGGCGTTCCTCGTCGCGGAGATGCTGCGCGGCTGA
- a CDS encoding polyadenylate-specific 3'-exoribonuclease AS, translated as MRYFYDCEFIEDGRTIDLVSIGVVAEDGREFYAVSTEFDPDRAGKWVRRNVLPKLPQPSSPLWKSRARIRDDLYAFLIPRPGIVPELWAWVAAYDHVALCQLWGDMTELPQTLPRYTRELRQYWEEHGSPALPPAPGDAHDALADARHNLAKFEAVQAARSLR; from the coding sequence GTGCGTTACTTCTACGACTGCGAGTTCATCGAGGATGGTCGCACGATCGACCTGGTGTCGATCGGGGTGGTCGCAGAGGACGGACGTGAATTCTACGCGGTGTCCACCGAGTTCGATCCCGACCGGGCGGGCAAGTGGGTGCGCAGGAACGTGCTGCCGAAGCTGCCTCAGCCGTCGTCGCCCCTCTGGAAGAGCCGCGCCCGCATCCGCGACGACCTCTACGCCTTCCTGATTCCCCGGCCGGGCATCGTCCCCGAACTGTGGGCGTGGGTCGCCGCCTACGACCACGTCGCGCTCTGCCAGCTGTGGGGCGACATGACGGAGCTGCCGCAGACGCTGCCCCGGTACACCCGCGAACTCCGGCAGTACTGGGAGGAACACGGCAGCCCGGCGCTCCCACCTGCACCGGGCGACGCTCACGACGCACTCGCCGACGCCCGGCACAACCTGGCGAAGTTCGAAGCAGTTCAGGCGGCGCGGTCACTCCGGTGA
- a CDS encoding glycosyltransferase 87 family protein has product MSARSDGRQSAAPVADPLDRPRVPVHLRVGGLAIRVLVLAGLAVGFAYNLLGLPGLRDFGFYYRLDLDVYRLGGSVFLHGPTLYGSMPATQMGNFLPFTYPPLAAVVFSPLSTVSLATAGTVVTVLSLLALFGVLVVTLDSLGTAPRSTLVWTALGALAVAMALEPVSSTLDYGQINILLMLLVAADCLPKKTPWPRGLLIGLAAAVKLTPAVFILYFLVRKDFRAAVGTAISFLAFSAVGAIATWNDSVTYWTHTLFDSDRIGTPAYPANQSITGVLARLGLSDGMRTPVWLLLSVVVLGLVVVAMVRALRAGETALALGLNAVLGLLVSPVSWSHHWVWSVPVVLVLGVLAYRRRSAALAVTAVVGVVVVRLAAHWKLGVGRWSGTHWNLWDQFVASSYVWWGLAVVLVAIVAFRTRPAQPDEDGRSETSDDLTVPVG; this is encoded by the coding sequence GTGAGCGCACGCTCCGACGGTCGACAGTCCGCCGCCCCTGTCGCGGACCCGCTCGACCGGCCGCGGGTGCCCGTGCACCTCCGGGTCGGCGGTCTCGCGATCCGCGTCCTCGTGCTCGCCGGGCTCGCCGTCGGATTCGCCTACAACCTGCTCGGATTGCCCGGTCTGCGAGACTTCGGCTTCTACTACCGACTCGATCTCGACGTCTACCGCCTGGGCGGTTCGGTGTTCCTGCACGGCCCCACGCTGTACGGGTCGATGCCCGCCACCCAGATGGGCAACTTCCTGCCGTTCACGTACCCGCCGCTGGCCGCGGTCGTCTTCAGCCCGCTGTCGACGGTGTCGCTGGCGACGGCCGGGACCGTCGTGACGGTGCTGTCGCTGCTCGCCCTGTTCGGCGTCCTCGTCGTCACCCTCGACTCGCTGGGCACCGCACCCCGCAGCACGCTGGTGTGGACGGCCCTCGGTGCGCTCGCGGTGGCGATGGCCCTCGAACCCGTCTCGTCCACCCTGGACTACGGGCAGATCAACATTCTGCTGATGCTGCTGGTCGCGGCGGACTGCCTGCCGAAGAAGACGCCGTGGCCCCGCGGCCTGCTGATCGGTCTCGCTGCGGCGGTGAAGCTGACGCCGGCCGTGTTCATCCTGTACTTCCTGGTGCGCAAGGACTTTCGCGCCGCAGTCGGCACCGCGATCAGTTTTCTCGCGTTCAGCGCGGTGGGCGCGATCGCGACGTGGAACGATTCCGTCACCTATTGGACGCACACGCTCTTCGATTCCGATCGGATCGGCACACCGGCGTATCCCGCGAATCAGAGCATCACCGGGGTGCTGGCCCGGCTCGGCCTGAGCGACGGGATGCGCACCCCGGTCTGGCTGCTGCTGAGTGTCGTGGTTCTCGGACTGGTGGTCGTCGCGATGGTGCGGGCGCTACGGGCCGGCGAGACGGCGCTCGCGCTGGGACTCAACGCCGTTCTCGGGTTGCTCGTCTCCCCCGTGTCCTGGTCGCACCACTGGGTGTGGTCGGTGCCGGTCGTGCTCGTTCTCGGCGTCCTCGCCTACCGGCGCAGGAGTGCCGCCCTGGCCGTCACGGCCGTGGTCGGCGTCGTCGTCGTCCGGCTCGCCGCGCACTGGAAGCTGGGGGTGGGACGCTGGAGCGGAACCCACTGGAATCTGTGGGATCAGTTCGTCGCGTCTTCGTACGTATGGTGGGGGCTCGCCGTGGTGCTGGTCGCCATCGTCGCGTTCCGCACCCGCCCAGCCCAGCCCGACGAGGACGGTCGGTCGGAGACCTCCGACGATCTCACCGTCCCCGTCGGCTGA
- a CDS encoding lysophospholipid acyltransferase family protein encodes MWYWLFKYVFLGPVLWGLGRPTVEGTENIPAEGGAILASNHQAVLDSFFLPLRVPRRITFLAKSEYFTGTGLKGAFQRWFFSVVGQVPIDRTGADAAQDALNAGLRVLSQGKLLGIYPEGTRSPDGRLYKGKTGLARMALESGVKVIPVAMIGTEKVNPIGSRVWRPAKVTIRVGEPIDFSRFEGMGGNRFVERAVTDEVMYKLMKLSGQEYVDIYAATLKKKAPAADGAAPVAPANDASTVTRLPDTRAS; translated from the coding sequence ATGTGGTACTGGCTCTTCAAGTACGTGTTTTTGGGGCCGGTTCTCTGGGGGTTGGGCAGACCGACCGTGGAGGGTACGGAGAACATTCCGGCGGAGGGCGGCGCCATCCTGGCGAGTAACCATCAGGCCGTGCTGGATTCGTTCTTCCTGCCGTTGCGTGTGCCGCGGAGGATCACATTTCTCGCCAAGAGCGAGTATTTCACCGGGACGGGACTCAAGGGTGCGTTTCAGCGCTGGTTCTTCTCGGTGGTCGGTCAGGTGCCGATCGACCGGACGGGCGCCGACGCCGCGCAGGACGCATTGAACGCCGGCTTGCGCGTCCTCTCGCAGGGCAAGCTGCTCGGCATCTACCCGGAGGGCACCCGGTCGCCCGACGGCCGCCTGTACAAGGGCAAGACCGGTCTGGCGCGCATGGCGCTCGAATCCGGTGTGAAGGTCATCCCGGTCGCGATGATCGGAACGGAGAAGGTCAACCCGATCGGTTCCCGGGTGTGGCGCCCTGCGAAGGTCACCATCCGCGTCGGCGAGCCCATCGACTTCTCGCGGTTCGAGGGGATGGGCGGCAACCGGTTCGTCGAGCGGGCCGTCACCGACGAGGTCATGTACAAGCTGATGAAGCTGTCGGGGCAGGAATACGTCGACATCTACGCGGCCACCCTGAAGAAGAAGGCCCCCGCCGCGGACGGTGCGGCTCCCGTGGCACCGGCGAACGATGCGAGCACCGTCACGCGACTGCCGGACACCCGGGCGAGCTGA
- a CDS encoding ROK family protein, producing the protein MGTIIFMSTGTGSDRTPGSALTIGIDVGGTSIRASVVDSAGEVLDSLQSPTPASAKALENGLDRAVRELSARHDVAAVGLAVAGFITPDRTTVRFAPHLPWVGAPVGRDLGQRLGLPVILEHDVNAAAWAEHRFGAAAGGRNVVMLAIGTGIGAALLADGRLYRGSHGVAPELGHIQVVPGGRPCACGKHGCWERYCSGTALVDTAIELLAADPAPSTVLAREVAVDPGVLTGRRIAGAAQDGDPLALETMRDFARWLGVGLALIGDVYDPDLVVIAGGVASSSSLFIDEAREHYAALTTGAGHRPLARIRPTQLGEAAGMIGAAELARAVLPDRVG; encoded by the coding sequence ATGGGCACAATCATCTTCATGAGCACAGGCACGGGCAGCGATCGCACCCCCGGCTCGGCGCTTACCATCGGCATCGACGTGGGCGGAACGAGCATCCGTGCGTCGGTGGTCGACTCGGCCGGTGAGGTGCTCGACTCGCTTCAGTCGCCGACCCCGGCGTCGGCGAAGGCCCTGGAGAACGGTCTGGACCGGGCGGTGCGGGAACTGTCCGCGCGGCACGACGTCGCCGCGGTGGGGCTGGCGGTCGCCGGGTTCATCACCCCCGACCGCACGACGGTGCGGTTCGCACCGCATCTGCCGTGGGTGGGTGCGCCGGTCGGCCGGGACCTGGGGCAGCGCCTCGGCCTGCCGGTGATTCTCGAACACGACGTGAACGCCGCGGCCTGGGCCGAGCACCGGTTCGGTGCGGCGGCGGGCGGCCGGAACGTGGTGATGCTCGCGATCGGCACGGGCATCGGCGCGGCGCTCCTCGCGGACGGCCGCCTGTACCGCGGCAGCCACGGCGTCGCACCCGAACTCGGGCACATCCAGGTCGTCCCCGGCGGTCGCCCCTGTGCGTGCGGCAAGCACGGGTGCTGGGAGCGGTACTGCAGCGGGACGGCCCTCGTCGACACCGCGATCGAACTTCTCGCGGCGGATCCGGCGCCGTCGACCGTCCTGGCGCGGGAGGTCGCGGTCGATCCCGGAGTGCTGACGGGCAGGCGGATCGCCGGCGCCGCACAGGACGGCGATCCGCTCGCGCTGGAGACGATGCGGGACTTCGCCCGGTGGCTCGGAGTCGGCCTGGCTCTCATCGGTGACGTGTACGACCCGGATCTCGTCGTGATCGCCGGCGGAGTCGCGAGTTCGTCGTCGCTGTTCATCGACGAGGCCCGCGAGCACTATGCCGCGCTGACGACGGGCGCCGGGCACCGGCCGCTGGCCCGGATCCGGCCGACCCAGCTGGGGGAGGCGGCGGGCATGATCGGGGCGGCGGAACTCGCGCGTGCGGTCCTGCCCGATCGGGTGGGTTGA
- a CDS encoding ArsA family ATPase, protein MSSEGRTGPARVQFFVGKGGVGKTTLAAATAQAAAESGNRTLLVSLDQAHSLADVVGIAAAHDIVSVTDTLDVLELDTLTLLENRFRSLAAVLAAAGTHDHGAQLSALEPEELTGLPGVQDVLGLGEIVRFATEGEYDAVVVDCPPTADCLRTLAAPAMTLDYLERVWPQHRRIAALLGSDPRLVMLVSLIEQVVSAVGEVRELLANRAKTTVRLVTTPERVVLTETRRTVAVAALSGLRIDAILVNNLLPHFDSPAGHDDPGVAWLIRRRALQQRVLAELTASAGTTVILSVTRSVTEPVGWADLGGIARELYADDTDAVAVLGKNPPAVRVGLESGAGVDSVYTMRMYLPLVNPSTLTLGRVEDDLVVGAEGVRRRVRLASVLRRCVVAGAELDGSDLVVRFTPDPQVWPV, encoded by the coding sequence CTGAGCAGCGAGGGCCGTACGGGACCTGCGCGGGTCCAGTTCTTCGTGGGGAAGGGGGGCGTCGGTAAGACGACGCTCGCGGCCGCGACGGCACAGGCGGCGGCCGAGTCCGGGAACCGGACGCTCCTCGTCTCGCTCGACCAGGCGCATTCCCTCGCCGACGTGGTCGGGATCGCCGCCGCCCACGACATCGTGTCCGTGACCGACACCCTCGACGTCCTCGAACTCGACACCCTCACGTTGCTGGAGAACAGATTCCGCAGCCTGGCAGCGGTTCTCGCGGCCGCGGGCACGCACGACCACGGCGCCCAGTTGTCCGCGCTCGAACCGGAGGAGCTGACCGGGCTGCCCGGCGTGCAGGACGTGCTCGGTCTCGGCGAGATCGTCCGGTTCGCCACCGAGGGCGAGTACGACGCCGTCGTGGTCGACTGCCCGCCCACCGCGGACTGTCTCCGGACGCTCGCCGCGCCCGCGATGACCCTGGACTACCTCGAACGGGTGTGGCCGCAGCACCGCCGCATCGCCGCGCTGCTGGGTTCCGACCCCCGGCTCGTCATGCTGGTGTCGCTGATCGAACAGGTCGTCTCAGCGGTCGGCGAGGTCCGGGAGTTGCTCGCGAATCGTGCGAAAACCACTGTGCGACTGGTGACGACACCGGAGCGCGTGGTGCTGACGGAGACCCGGCGCACCGTCGCGGTGGCCGCGCTGTCCGGTCTGCGCATCGATGCGATCCTCGTGAACAACCTTCTGCCGCACTTCGATTCGCCGGCAGGACACGACGATCCCGGTGTGGCATGGTTGATCAGGCGGCGGGCACTGCAGCAGCGGGTGCTCGCCGAGCTGACCGCCTCCGCGGGCACCACCGTGATCCTCTCGGTCACCCGGTCGGTGACGGAGCCGGTAGGGTGGGCCGATCTCGGCGGTATCGCGCGGGAGTTGTACGCCGACGACACGGACGCGGTTGCGGTGTTGGGGAAGAACCCGCCTGCTGTGCGGGTGGGGCTGGAATCGGGGGCCGGTGTGGATTCTGTGTACACGATGCGGATGTATCTGCCGCTCGTGAACCCGTCGACCCTCACGTTGGGGCGGGTGGAGGACGACTTGGTCGTGGGAGCGGAAGGCGTGCGCCGCCGGGTGCGCCTCGCCTCGGTCCTGCGCCGGTGCGTCGTCGCGGGCGCAGAACTCGACGGCAGCGATCTGGTCGTGCGCTTCACGCCCGACCCTCAGGTGTGGCCGGTATGA
- a CDS encoding SRPBCC family protein encodes MPERTKRSISIEAPPARVMDVIADFNAYPAWVAAAKSVEVMEPGKNGRADRVRFVLDAGMVKDTYVLRYDWAPDGKSVSWELESGEIQKSQFGSYVLEDEPDGGTTVTYELTVDLTIPMIGLFKRKAEKAITDTALKELKKRVEG; translated from the coding sequence ATGCCCGAGAGGACCAAGAGGTCGATCAGTATCGAGGCGCCGCCCGCCCGGGTGATGGATGTGATCGCCGACTTCAACGCCTACCCCGCGTGGGTGGCGGCCGCGAAGTCCGTCGAGGTCATGGAACCCGGAAAGAACGGCCGCGCCGACCGGGTGCGTTTCGTGCTCGACGCGGGCATGGTCAAGGACACGTACGTACTCCGTTACGACTGGGCGCCCGACGGCAAGTCGGTCAGCTGGGAACTCGAGTCCGGTGAGATCCAGAAGTCGCAGTTCGGTTCGTACGTCCTCGAGGACGAGCCGGACGGCGGCACCACCGTCACGTACGAGCTCACCGTCGACCTCACCATTCCGATGATCGGCCTGTTCAAGCGCAAGGCGGAGAAGGCGATCACCGACACCGCGCTCAAGGAACTCAAGAAGCGGGTGGAAGGCTGA
- a CDS encoding polyketide cyclase / dehydrase and lipid transport: MSSIQVADQTFIAAPPQQVAAAIAPPARWRRWWPDLTLAVREDRAEKGIRWTVAGPLTGTMEVWLEPVLDGAIVHYFLHAEPARSEPAPDLAALNRRRRVEGKVMSFEVKKELEAGRAPGEPPS, translated from the coding sequence GTGAGCAGCATTCAGGTCGCAGACCAGACGTTCATCGCGGCCCCACCGCAGCAGGTCGCGGCGGCGATCGCACCGCCGGCCCGGTGGCGCCGGTGGTGGCCCGACCTCACCCTCGCCGTCCGCGAGGACCGTGCCGAGAAGGGCATCCGCTGGACCGTGGCCGGACCTCTCACCGGGACGATGGAAGTGTGGCTCGAGCCGGTGCTGGACGGGGCGATCGTGCACTACTTCCTCCACGCCGAACCGGCGCGCAGCGAACCCGCCCCGGATCTGGCCGCCCTCAACCGCCGCAGGCGCGTCGAGGGCAAGGTGATGTCGTTCGAGGTGAAGAAGGAACTCGAGGCCGGTCGCGCCCCGGGAGAACCGCCGTCCTGA